In the genome of Ignavibacteria bacterium, one region contains:
- a CDS encoding peptidoglycan DD-metalloendopeptidase family protein, translating to MAVIKKYWIFLFLFSFCFSTAKADYDFVADKLKQIENYRQDLYEIDNMLKENDLSIINYQQELAQINEELSYIIKFINYVDKSQIADYDLIEDEIEIRNLKEKADNLKENLKNKIVNLYKSGKIYEDQLLLSSKSLNDFKIRLTYLNKFAESRKKEFDNIKETYYLLEDKKRLSFLKSREKLRYILDKKEDQRTLSEKKIIVENNLHDLLNVNDNLVRQRDKILNDIAVLEKIINERFVNPVFKINQVPNYPDSNFSLLKGKLILPVQSVNIIENFGNTFNRLTKTNSFNNGMDVSIAEGSDVKAIANGVVTEVTFLPVLGNIVIVEHENGYKSIYAIVKDISVNVDDEIVAGQIIGKTSQNFRGQSFHFELWKDDVPLDPKQWLRLN from the coding sequence ATGGCAGTAATTAAAAAATATTGGATATTTTTGTTTTTATTTTCGTTCTGCTTTAGCACAGCAAAAGCGGATTACGATTTTGTTGCCGACAAGCTAAAACAAATTGAGAATTACAGACAGGACTTATATGAAATCGATAACATGCTTAAAGAAAATGATTTGTCGATTATTAATTATCAGCAGGAACTGGCGCAGATAAACGAAGAGCTTAGCTACATAATAAAATTCATAAATTATGTTGATAAGTCACAGATTGCGGATTATGATTTGATTGAAGATGAAATTGAAATAAGAAACTTAAAAGAAAAAGCAGACAATCTTAAAGAAAATTTAAAAAATAAAATAGTAAATCTTTACAAATCGGGGAAAATTTATGAAGACCAGCTTTTACTTTCATCAAAATCGTTAAATGACTTTAAAATACGTTTAACGTATCTAAATAAATTTGCCGAATCACGGAAAAAAGAATTTGATAACATTAAAGAAACTTATTATCTACTTGAGGATAAAAAACGGCTTTCATTTTTAAAGAGCCGGGAAAAACTTAGATATATTCTCGATAAAAAAGAAGACCAGAGGACTTTATCCGAGAAAAAAATTATTGTCGAAAATAACCTGCATGATTTATTGAACGTTAATGACAACCTTGTACGCCAGCGTGATAAAATATTAAATGACATTGCTGTATTGGAGAAAATTATAAATGAGAGATTTGTAAATCCTGTTTTCAAAATAAATCAGGTACCAAATTATCCTGATTCGAATTTTAGCCTGCTAAAAGGCAAATTAATATTGCCTGTGCAAAGCGTAAACATTATTGAAAATTTTGGAAATACGTTTAATAGATTAACCAAAACCAATTCTTTTAATAACGGAATGGATGTTTCGATTGCAGAAGGTTCGGATGTAAAAGCAATTGCAAATGGCGTGGTTACAGAGGTTACTTTTCTTCCCGTGCTCGGAAATATTGTTATTGTTGAACATGAAAACGGCTATAAAAGTATTTATGCAATTGTGAAAGATATAAGTGTAAATGTTGATGATGAAATTGTCGCGGGTCAGATAATCGGAAAAACTTCACAAAACTTCAGGGGGCAATCTTTTCATTTTGAGTTATGGAAGGATGATGTTCCTTTAGACCCGAAACAATGGCTGAGATTAAATTAA
- a CDS encoding glycosyltransferase family A protein, producing MAEIKLKTEIEKFTVSVILTIYNRKGFITRVIDSVLNQTYKDYELIIVDDGSTDNVEEILFPILKEHRNFKYIRHSNRKTAYSLNTGILNAAGKYITFLDSDDEYKKEHLKTRVNFFKDHKKVDLIYSSATLVGDEKDFFVPDARDTSKKIHINDCVIGATFFGKKKVFTVLGGFKDMYSYDSDFYKRAKKTFKVKKIDVPTYVYYRNHPDSVINQFSNLLSDE from the coding sequence ATGGCTGAGATTAAATTAAAAACCGAAATAGAAAAGTTTACTGTTTCTGTGATACTTACGATTTATAACAGGAAAGGATTTATTACACGTGTAATTGATTCTGTTTTAAATCAAACTTATAAAGATTATGAGCTAATAATTGTTGATGACGGGAGCACAGATAATGTTGAAGAAATTCTTTTCCCTATTTTGAAAGAACATCGTAATTTTAAATATATTAGACATTCAAATAGGAAAACAGCTTATTCATTAAATACAGGCATTTTGAATGCTGCGGGTAAATACATAACTTTTCTTGATTCTGATGATGAATATAAGAAAGAGCATTTAAAAACACGAGTTAATTTCTTTAAAGATCACAAAAAAGTTGATTTGATTTATTCTTCAGCGACGTTAGTTGGTGATGAAAAAGATTTTTTTGTTCCGGATGCACGGGATACGTCAAAAAAAATTCACATAAATGATTGCGTAATAGGTGCAACATTTTTCGGAAAGAAAAAAGTTTTTACCGTGCTCGGAGGGTTTAAAGACATGTATTCTTATGATTCCGATTTTTATAAACGTGCTAAGAAAACCTTTAAAGTTAAAAAAATTGATGTTCCGACATATGTATATTACAGGAATCACCCGGATTCGGTTATAAACCAATTCAGCAATTTGTTATCAGATGAATGA
- a CDS encoding DUF4292 domain-containing protein: MRFELNNRFSYITGFLCLVLFISSCTASRDQSSAIYSKSLEEVIQAINENADRIETVVAEGSITIDSPEMYNSGSIEFGIAKPDSAYIKINGPFGISIARVKINREDFVYYNVQESYVIKGSSTPINLGAILSIKIDYDDMIHGMSGSLKIENNEGDNIIFNERSLLYEIVKTSADGTVKKYFIDKETGNLIKYTADNQGNSIDVEYMEYSRSGGIKFPGKIFIYNKEKKQNVIIELSDKILNSEYPYFRVNYPSSARVIQWQ; the protein is encoded by the coding sequence ATGAGGTTTGAACTGAATAACAGATTTTCATACATAACGGGATTTTTATGTCTTGTCTTGTTTATCAGCTCATGCACAGCATCACGAGACCAGTCATCGGCGATATATTCGAAGTCTCTTGAAGAAGTTATTCAGGCAATAAATGAAAACGCTGATAGGATTGAAACCGTCGTTGCGGAGGGTTCTATTACGATTGATTCTCCCGAGATGTATAATTCGGGAAGCATAGAATTTGGAATCGCAAAGCCCGATTCCGCATATATAAAAATAAACGGACCATTCGGAATTTCGATTGCAAGAGTTAAAATTAACCGTGAAGATTTTGTTTATTATAATGTTCAGGAAAGCTATGTGATTAAAGGTTCATCGACCCCTATTAATCTCGGAGCGATACTCAGCATAAAGATTGATTATGATGATATGATTCATGGAATGTCGGGCTCGCTTAAGATTGAAAATAACGAAGGAGACAATATTATATTCAATGAACGGTCTTTGCTGTATGAAATTGTGAAAACATCTGCTGATGGAACTGTAAAAAAATATTTTATCGATAAAGAAACCGGGAATTTAATTAAATATACAGCTGATAATCAGGGCAACAGCATTGATGTTGAGTACATGGAATACTCACGTTCCGGCGGTATAAAATTTCCCGGAAAGATTTTTATTTACAATAAAGAAAAAAAACAAAACGTTATCATAGAGCTTTCGGATAAAATTTTAAATTCTGAATATCCTTATTTTAGAGTTAATTATCCCTCAAGCGCTCGAGTAATTCAATGGCAGTAA